From Polaribacter haliotis:
CAACTCAAGCAAAATTCTCTATTTACCAGTTAGGGGTTAATTGTGTTTTTGACGACTATATCTCTAACACTTTACAATTATAGTAAAAAAAATGTTAAAAAATGAAATAATTTAAAAAAAAAATATATTTTTTTATGTTTAAATCGTTTTTAGTATCCTAATATAAATGTAGTTTATAACCAAATACTGTTAGTAAAGAATGTCTATTTTTAGGTAGTAACTTTAAAGAAAGTCTATTTGAAATTTTTACCAATCAAAGGAACGTTTTTCCTTTCTTTATAAAGTACTATTAAAGCTACAATAAGCGATAAACAAGCCGAACCAAATAATAAACCACCATCATTATTGTGAACGATGCCAAGTTTTGTTAAATGAGAAAAGATGGCTCCAGACATTAAACCAATAATCATGGTTGCTCCTAACCAAATAGTTTTCGGAATAAAGAAAACAATACAAGCAATTAATTCTAAAACACCAGTTCCAACTCTTAAATAAGCTTCATTTTCACCTGCTAATTTGGTAAATAAAGCGACACTTTCTTCTGCGCCTGAAAATTTATAATAAAGTGTTTGTAATATAATTATAGAGATAATTATTTTAAAAATGAAAATGATTTTTGTTGACATTTGGATTGATTTGTTTTTTTAGACGAATTATTTATTTTAAGCTTACTTGATTTATAAAAAAAGTAACTTTGTAAAAAACTTCAAAAATGAAAAACTTCATTTATTTTATTTTTTTCTGTATTGTTTTTTCTGCTTGCAAAAAAGATCCACAAACGAAACTTCAATTTTTAGACGAATATATTTTACAAGATTCAACATTTATTAAAAACACATTAATTGGAGGATTATCTGGAATAGACAACGTAAA
This genomic window contains:
- a CDS encoding DoxX family protein codes for the protein MSTKIIFIFKIIISIIILQTLYYKFSGAEESVALFTKLAGENEAYLRVGTGVLELIACIVFFIPKTIWLGATMIIGLMSGAIFSHLTKLGIVHNNDGGLLFGSACLSLIVALIVLYKERKNVPLIGKNFK